One stretch of Castor canadensis chromosome 14, mCasCan1.hap1v2, whole genome shotgun sequence DNA includes these proteins:
- the Nkx6-3 gene encoding homeobox protein Nkx-6.3, translating to MESNLQGTFLLNNTPLAQFSEMKAPVCQYSVQNSFYKLSPPGLGPQLAAGTPHGITDILSRPVATPNSGLLSSYPHVAGFGGLGSQGVYYGPQMGNFSKSGSEYTTRSRNCWADTSQDWRGGRPCSNTPDPLSDSIHKKKHTRPTFTGHQIFALEKTFEQTKYLAGPERARLAYSLGMTESQVKVWFQNRRTKWRKKSALEPSSSTPRGPGAAGGDRAASENEDDEYNKPLDPDSDDEKIRLLLRKHRAAFSVLSLGAHSV from the exons ATGGAGTCCAACCTGCAGGGGACGTTCCTGCTGAACAACACGCCGCTGGCCCAGTTCTCGGAGATGAAGGCCCCCGTGTGCCAGTACTCCGTGCAGAATTCCTTCTACAAGCTCAGCCCTCCGGGGCTGGGCCCCCAGCTGGCCGCCGGGACCCCCCACGGCATCACGGACATCCTGAGCAGACCCGTAGCCACGCCGAACAGTGGCCTGCTCTCCAGCTACCCCCACGTGGCAGGCTTTGGAGGCCTGGGCTCCCAGGGAGTCTACTATGGCCCCCAGATGGGGAATTTTTCCAAGTCTGGGAGCGAGTACACCACCCGGAGCCGGAATTGCTGGGCAGACACCAGCCAGGACTGGCGAGGCGGGCGGCCATGCAGCAACA CCCCGGACCCCCTGAGTGACAGCATCCATAAGAAAAAGCACACCCGGCCCACCTTCACGGGGCACCAGATCTTTGCCCTGGAGAAAACCTTTGAGCAGACCAAGTACTTGGCTGGCCCAGAGAGGGCAAGACTGGCATACTCGCTGGGCATGACTGAGTCACAGGTCAAG GTGTGGTTCCAGAACCGGAGGACCAAGTGGAGGAAGAAGAGCGCGCTGGAGCCGTCCTCCTCCACGCCTCGGGGTCCGGGCGCCGCGGGCGGGGACCGCGCGGCCTCGGAGAACGAGGACGACGAGTACAACAAGCCGCTCGACCCGGACTCGGACGACGAGAAGATCCGCCTGCTGCTCCGGAAGCACCGCGCCGCCTTCTCGGTGCTCAGCCTGGGCGCGCACAGCGTCTGA